The genomic stretch attcatcattcaaAGAAATTTGTATTTCTTCATTCACATTGGAAAATTTCCATTCATATTGAAGGAATTCTACATACTCATTCGTATTTCATTTATTTCGTTCATTCAATCATGATGTTGGCATATGAGCAAAGCATCTTATCACATGAATAAATGGAAGATTTTCATGCAAGGCAAGAACTGGCTGGATCTTCCGAGACTTCCAGTGACATTGATAAGCTCTCAATTTCTAATGTCCAACGTGGATCCGAAAGGTTTTGGTCACATATAATAGCTGCTTATGCATTTACCTTCTGGACATGCTATATTTTGATGAAGGAGTATGGAAGAGTTGCCGCAATGAGATTGCAGTTTCTTGCAGCGGAAAAACGTCGTCCTAATCAATTTTCGGTGCTCGTTAGAAACATTCCACCAGATCCTGACGAATCTGTTAGTGAGATCGTGGAGCACTTCTTTCTGGTCAACCATTCGAATACCTATCTGACTCACCAGGTTGTTTATAATGCAAACCGGTTGGCAAAGTTGGTTAAAAAGAAGAGCAAGATGCAGAATTGGCTCGTCTATTATCAAAATAAGCTGGACAGAACTTCAATAAGACCAGAAATGAAGACTGGTTTCCTTGGTTGTTGTGGAACAAAAGTAGATTCTATTGATCATTACACCACTGAAATTGACAAGCTGTCAAAAGAAATAGCTTTAGAGAGGGATAAGGTCACCAATGATCCCAAGTCCACCAACTGCTGGCATTAGCTTCTCTCCATCCAACAATAAGATCATTACTGGTGCTGGCCTTATTATCATGTATCCAATTTGCCAGAACTTAAAATCCTTGAACTGGAGCTATGCCTTGTCACGCCCAAAACGTCATAACAGTAGTGATAACAGGCCCTGCAACAATCCTTAATAGAATCACACTCAACTTCTAAATCCTGCGTGCATGATAATTTAAAGAAAATGGATGATGAAACAATCACCATGAGCATATACCTACAAACTGGCTAGAGATGAACCAATCAGGAGTTGATGAAATTGGGGATCAGTGGTTGGATCACTACAATGATCGCCCAGATATGGACATGGACCCCATGGAAGCCACCGGCATTTCTGTATTGTTGAAAAGGTCCAGCGGCAACAAAGGACCTATTGTTCGGGAAAGGATTCTTGCCTCTTCAATGCATGCTTTAAAATCCTGTACTTGGCATCAGACTGATAATAATGATCCTCCCACGTTCTCCATAGATGACTTTGAAGCTCTAGGCAATCCCATTCTGTCACCAAGTCCTTTGTGGGTCTCAATTACGGCGTTCAGGTCCAAGCTGGAACGACTTTTGGAGGCTGCTGCAATTGATGATGGTTCTGCTGCAGGACTTTGGGTCATAATGCAGATATGCCGCTGCCGAAGTTGTGCAGGATTGCGAATATCATCTTTATTGGAAGAGGGAGTTATTCGATGGCTAAGGGATCGTTTACTGTTTTAAGTACTTGACGATTCTGATGAAGAAAGCATACAATGGTTGATTAAGGCCGAGGTGTCTAAGTGGAACCAAAAGGGAATCAACATAATCTATCGGCATCGCCTAATCGGGACTGGATACAAAGCTGGAAATCTTAATTATGCAATGAGCTGTGACTATGAGAAAGGCTATGAACTTGTTCAATATTTGATGCAAACTTACAACCAAATCCTGATTTTCTAAGGAAAATCTGGATGGCCATCTTTTCGCGGAGCAAATGAACTTAATGCTACTGTAGAAAATGCTGAGACCTACAACATT from Lathyrus oleraceus cultivar Zhongwan6 chromosome 7, CAAS_Psat_ZW6_1.0, whole genome shotgun sequence encodes the following:
- the LOC127105100 gene encoding protein OSCA1-like isoform X1 yields the protein MKECGKVAAMRLQFLAAEKRRPDQFSVLVRNIPPDPDESVSELVEHFFLVNHSNTYLTHQVVYNANRLAKLVKKKSKMQNWLVYYQNKLDRTSIRPEMKTGFLGCCGTKVDSIDHYTTEIDKLSKEIALERDKVTNDPKSTNCWH
- the LOC127105100 gene encoding protein OSCA1-like isoform X2, encoding MKECGKVAAMRLQFLAAEKRRPDQFSVLVRNIPPDPDESVSELVEHFFLVNHSNTYLTHQVVYNANRLAKLVKKKSKMQNWLVYYQNKLDRTSIRPEMKTGFLGCCGTKVDSIDHYTTEIDKLSKEIALERDKVTNDPKSTNCWH